The Oscillospiraceae bacterium genome contains the following window.
TTTCAAGGTGCGCAGCTTCGAGCAGTTCTTCCGTGGCCTGCCGTGCCTGCGCGGTAAGTTGCGTGTAATCCATGGATAAAGCCCCCTTTGGTTACTATTATAGCAGGGGTGTCAATAAAAGAAAAGCCTTCCCCCGCGGGGGAAGGTGGCCCGTAGGGCCGGATGAGGGCGACCCTGCGGATACTGCTCATAAATGGGTGGCTGCGGGAGCTTTGCCTTCATCAGTCCGCTTCGCGGACAGCTTCCCCCGCGGGGAAAGCATGCGCTGTAACCGCCGCATTACCCACAAGAATAATCAACAGGATACAGAAAGCGAACACGTAGATTACGCGGTCACAAAAATCCCAAAGCGTTTCACTTGACAAAATCCTCCCGCATGGGGGTGAAGATATCCAGCAGGATGCCCGCTTCGGTGCAGACGCAGCCATGCTCCACGCCGTCCTCCTTGAGGATGGTGTCGCCCTTGTGGACGGTACGGGTCACACCGTCCACCGTGAACTCGAAGGCACCGGAGACCACATAGGTGATCTGGGTGTGGGGGTGGTGGTGCAGTGCGCCGACCGCACCCTTTTCAAAGGTGTTCTCCACGCACATCAGGCCGTCTGTATAGGCCAGCACCCGGCGGGTGACGCCCGCGCCTGCGGGCTGCGGCAGAGTGTCCTCATGCAGGACCCAGCGCTGTTTCTTTTCCGGCAATTTCATAAATGTTCCTTCTTTCCCGGCCCCGCTGCGGGGCCGTTTTCTATTTCCATTATAAAAAGGCAGAACCCGTTTGGCAAGAGTTCCGCCTTTGTTTACAACTATAGGGCAACACCGCATAATTCCCGCCTTACGGCTTAAGCACCGCTCCGGCGGCTGCGGCACGGCATCTGCGTTGCCAAAATGCTCGATAATACACAAAGTATTATCTGC
Protein-coding sequences here:
- a CDS encoding cupin domain-containing protein; this translates as MKLPEKKQRWVLHEDTLPQPAGAGVTRRVLAYTDGLMCVENTFEKGAVGALHHHPHTQITYVVSGAFEFTVDGVTRTVHKGDTILKEDGVEHGCVCTEAGILLDIFTPMREDFVK